GTGAAAATGCTATCATCCATACTCGTTTAGCTGGAATGGATGAACCATCAGATTTTATTAAGATTGTACAGGGATTAAAGGGCAAATATGATGTTCCTGTTGGACTAAAATTCTGTGCCAGTCATTATCTAGAGCAAGAATTAGAGATAGCCATTCAAGCTGGAATTGATTATGTAGTGATTGATGGTGCTGAGGCTGGAACCCATGGTGGTCCTACTACTTTAGAAGATGATGTAGGTCTACCAACTTTATTTGCTTTATCAAGAGCAGTTAAGTTTTTAGAGAGTAAGGGTGTAAAGGAGGGTATTTCGGTTATTGCTGCTGGAGGATTAACTACACCAGGACATTTCTTAAAAGCTATGGCATTGGGTGCAGATGCTGTTTATATTGGTTCTATTGCTTTGATAGCACTATTACAGACTCAAATGTCTAAGGCTTTGCCTTATGAACCACCACCACAGATTCTACTTTATCTTGGTAAATTCAAGGACGATTTAGATATAGATGAGGCAGCTAAGCATTTAGCTAAGTTTTTAAAGTCTTGTGTAGAAGAGATGAAATTAACAACCTATGTCTTAGGTAAGACCGATTTAGCTCAAATTAATCGCAAAGATTTGGTCTGTATAGATAGTACTTTGGCTAAGGTATTAGATGTAGATTATGCTGGATATCCACGAGCAACTAAGGATTTTCAGGAGCAAGCTAAGATTAGTCCTGAGATGATGATTGATAAAAAGACAGATGAGGAACTTAGAATTCATTAAAAAGTTAAGGTTAGATAAGCAGCTTCTGAAATTAGAGGCTGTTTTTCTTTATTAATTTAATAGTTTAACAACAACAAATAGGTTATTTAATACTTTAATTTAAAAATAGTAGATAAGGCTAGAGATTATCTGAGGATAGCTATTGTTGTATATCTTTTATATCTTATATATCTTTAGGGTTGGATAAATCCTATTGTAGCAAGGGTTTGCAGAGAAATAAAGGTACAGATTAAGGAGATAACGGGACAAATTAAGGAAATATCGGTACAGATTAAGGGGATATAGGGACAAATTAAGGAAATATCGGTACAGATTAATTTTAAAATGTCCCGTTATTATGATATACTAATATTAAGGTAAATTTTTAAAAAACGGAGGGAATAATGAAAAGAGAGATATTAAATAAGCCCAATCAATTAATAGGATTAAAAACAACAGAAGTTATAACAGCTACTCAAAGGAAAATTTATAATGTTTTTTTAAAGACAGCACAACAAGAGGTTAAATTCGGAATTTTAAAAAATAAGGATATAGATGAGGATAAAACTTATTGGTTTGAAATTGATTATGACATTGCTCATAATATAGCTGGAGCAAATAATAAAAATTTAAATTATATTGAAGATGAAATGAAAAGATTAATTAAAATAATGGTAGAAATTACTGATAAAAAGAATGGTACTTGGGAAGATGCCTTTAGTTTGTTGCCTAGAATCAAAAAAGAAGGTAAAAAATATAAATTTATGTTGATTGGTAACATAGTTAAAGCCTTAAGAGAACAAAATTATTTTACTCACTTAGATTTAATGAGAATTCAAAATCTATCTAGCCAGTATTCAGTAATTTTATATGAATTGGCTATAAAATATCAAAAAGTAGAGATACCTAAAATGAGTATTGAAAAATTTAGAGAGATAACTAATACTGAAAATAAGTACTCTACTATGAAAGGTTTAAGAAGAAGAGTCTTAAATCCGGCTTGTGAAGAAATAAGTGAAAAGACTGACATAATATTAGATTATAAAACTGAAAAGAAAGGCAGAAGGATAGCTTATATTAAGTTTAAGCTAGAAAGAAAAAATGATGAATCTATTAGTAATATTGAAGAGAAGAAAGTTAAAAATAAAGAGCAAATATATTCCCAACAAGTTTTAGAGCTATTTCAGCTACTTCCTAGCTTAGAACAGGTAGAAGCTAATAAAAGAGAGTTGGCTAAGCTCTTAAAAGAGCACAGCTTGAAATATTTAAAGGCTGATATTGACTATACTAAAAAGGCTCAACCTGATAATTTTATGGGATTTTTAAAGGCATCTTGTCAGAGTGGTCATTATTCTAATGCGGAATTAGAGAAAGAAAAGCATAAAGAAGAGTTGTTAAGACAGAGAAAAGAAGAAGAACGAAGAAAACAGAAGTTAGAGAAGAAGATTAAGCAGAAGGCTAAGGAGAAGGCTTATGAGAATTATGAGAAGCTATCTGCTAAGACCTTAGAGCAGTATGGGCAGAAGTACGAAGCTTTACCTAAGATGTTAAAGGATAAGATTACTAAGAAGGAGTTTATTATTGGGGCTTTAGAGGAGGAGACTGAGCAGGAGTTTAGAGAATTGTTAATGTAATGAGAGTTAAGAATTAATTATTAATATATAGTTAATAGATTTGCTTTAAACTTCAAAATATAGTATAATGCCAGTAACCTACCATTCAAGTGGTTCTTTCAAACTAATAAAGAGAATGTTTATTCTCCTTTCTTTACAGTTGTCACCTCTTAAGTTAGTAGCCCTTAAGAGAGTGATTGCTATTGCTGTAATGAACATATTCTTAATAATAAGAGGTCTGCAGCGGAGCAGACCTCTTATTATTTTTTGACAGTTAATTGGCTTGCTGGTATGATTTAAGCATAATTAGTTATTAGTACTGACAAGGAGGAATAATACATTGGATGACAATAATCTAAATCGGTTATGTTACCCTGTTTTTAATAGCTATCTTATTTATTTGAGAGTTTTATAATCTGAAGGAGGTTATAAAGAGAATTAAAGCAGATCTTCAAATAAAGAAGAGAGAGTTTGAAATATTATTAAATAGTACTGGTTTGCAGATCTGGTACTTTAAAGATGAACAGACCTAAGGGGTTGCAGAAAGAAGAGATTTTTTTACTATCTAGAATCTTAAGGATAGTTGATACTTATGATGTAATGTTTTATGGTCGCCCTTATAAACCTAAACTATCGCAAGAAGAGGTCTTTAATAAGTTAGAGACTGGTAGTGGTAGTAAAATGATCCTAATCTTAGTAAGAGATTTATAGAGTTTTTAGATAATTATAATTAGCTCTTGAAAATAAGCAGGAGATAATATTATAATAAGAGTGATTTTAATTTTGCTAACGGATAAGACTATAAGAGGAGGTTTATTGTGGAGTTAACAGAGGAGAGGGTCATACCTGATAAGATGAATCCTAAAAATGGGCTGCTTAAAGAGCATATAGCTCGTTATAGGTTTGCTAGTTACTTGGCTAGGGGTAGAGTCTTGGATATTGCTTGTGGTGTAGGCTATGGGACAGAAATTTTAAGAGCAGTAGGCGAAGGGATTAAAGAGATTGTAGGAGTAGATATAGATCAAGAGAGTATCAACTATGCTAAGAGGAAGTATAAGTACCCTTGGAATAAGTTCTTAGTCGGTGATGGATGTGATGATGAGTTTATTAAGACTTTAGGAACCTTTGATACAATAATCAGTATGGAGACTATAGAGCATATAAAGGATGATTATAAGTTTGTAGAGAATCTAAGAAGATTACTAAGACCTGGGGGGCTAGCAGTTATCTCTACACCTTTTGGTAGAGGAAGGAATGTTGAGTGTAGTAATGAATATCACTATCGCCAGTATAAGGAGGAGGAGTTTAAAGAGTTATTATCTAAAAACTTCTCTAAGGTAACTATCTTACATCAGAGGGATGAAGAGATTGAGCTTCCTAAGGAGGATAAGAAGTATTATTTGATGGTAGCTTTATGTGAGTAATTGGATTTGCAATTTTGGTAGATTTATATTATGATTGTTATAATATCTGAATTAACTCAACTCACTCCATTATAAAAGACTACCTACTGCTGGTCGCCTTTTAGTTAATGGAGTTGTATTTTGAGGTGATAGTTCAATTTAGATATTCTTAGTATGGGATAAGTTGATAATTTTTATTAATTGGCTAGATAGAAGGTATCAGTTTGATCAGAAGGTGGTATCTTTTATTTGATAAATTATTTAGGATTAATTGTTGGTTTTTGCTCTCACTTATGATAGTATAGGGGTATATTCAACCATTGATCTTAATAACTAGTTTTTAGCAACCTTTTTAACTATGATTATCAGCTAAATAATTAATTCAGAGGTCTATTTTCTCCTTAAGAGTTTAAGATTATATAACTAAATAGAAACGGATAAATTGATAAATTAGCTAGAGATTGAGAGAGTTTAGTTAAAAAATTAAATTCCACCTCGAATTTGGTTGCTAAAAAGTAAGCTCCCACTTAGATTTATTTCGGATCTAAGGTGGAGTTTTTTTGTTTTTTAAGTATATAGATTTAGAAATAGTGAAATAGTAAGGTGGTTATTCACAAAATTATGATTTATCATACATCTTACATATCTATAATTTGATGTCGTTTTTGTGTTAAAGTCAATGTTGTGTTTTGTGTTGTGTTATAACTTAGATATTTATATTAATAAAGTCTAGGATTTTTATCCTAGACTTTAGTTTACTCAGTTCTATAATTATTAATTAAAAATTCAATGGCTATATCCACCAATTCTGATTTTGAGTTTCCAGTCTTTCTTGCCAGCTTATTTAACTCCTTATCTAAGCCTTTGTTCACATAAAAATTTCTTCTGACCTTCTCATCAGATTTTTTCTCTGGAATCACAATTGAAACCTCTTGCTTAATCTCTGTCTCTTTAATATTTGTAGAGTTATTTGTGTTGTGTTCTATGTTAATTTTTGTGTTATTTGTTGTGTTATCCTCACTGTTTTTAGTTGCCTTCTCTTCATCAATCTTTTTAGATTTCTTAACCTGATTCTTTAAATCTGCAAAGGGATTTTTTGTACTAGCCAAGTTTAACCACCCTCTCTACTAAACTATAAAATTGCTCCAGTTGAGTGTCTGTATCATACTCAAAGATAGTCTCTCCCATTTTACTTGCTTCAGTTATCTTAGTCCTTCTATTAATTGGCTCAGTTAAGATATTTTCATCAAAGATAGACTTTAACTCCTCTAAATTATCTTGAGCCTCCTTAGTTCTACCATCAAACATATTAGGGACAACCAATTTAATCTTATCTGTACTGATCTCTAATTCATTAAGGTAATTATAGATATCACTAAACCCTCTGATACTAGCTATCTCCAATTGAGTAGGTACAATAATACTATCTACATAAAAGAGGATAGCACTATTTAAGATACTCCGACTTGGACTACAATCAATAATTACATAGTCATAGACATCCTCAGCATCTTTAAGGGCCTTGTCCAAAAAATTATCAATTCTAGTAGCTCTATGTAAATCCTTCTCAATTAACTCATAATTCTTATTAGTCAATAAATCTAAATTCTCTCTTATCTCTGTTATACACTCTGTTAAATCAGCAGGATAACGATAATCAATTAGATTAAAGAAAGTATTCTGTGGTTCTTCGTTAAGCCCTAAAAATAAGCTACAATCATTTTGAGAATCTAAATCTACCAATAAAATCTTTAAATCAATTCTCCTTAAAGCATCAGCTAAATGAACAGCAATAGTACTTTTGCCCACTCCACCTTTATTGTTATAAATGGCGATTTTATGCAATTTTAGAACCTCCTTTGAGTTATATTATGTGTTGTTTCTTGTGTTATATATTGTGTTGTGTTTTAAGTTGTTTATTAGATTAATTCAAGGTAAAAGTTAAAAATCCTTCTTCAATATATATCTTGTAATTTTTGAGCAAGGTCACTGATTCCTAACTCAGTAGATTACTGTCAATTATAACTTCATTCTACTAAACCTATTTGAATATCTCAACGCTATAATTGGCTATAAATATATAAACCATAGTTCTATTTGATTCTAGGTCAAACTGTAAAATATAATCTTTAATTTGAACTAAAAAATAACTTGCTTATATTGTAGCAAAACAATCTACACCATAATCAAGTTACCTAAGATTTTTAATCTTATTAAATTAATGTTGAAACTTTTTATCTAAAGTTATTAACCCATATAGCCACCCTTCATTGGAGAGGTAGCCAATTTTTCATATTGAGCCAAGACACCTTTCTTCTTACTTAAATCAGACTTAACCCAATTTTCTCTCCTAGCTTGTAAGATTTCTTCAATTTCTTGTGAACTTCTCTTTTCTTTGGCTATTCCCACAATCTCTAATTTGCGATTAGAAATATCGATCTTAATTAGATCATCCTCTTCTACCAAGGCAATAGGACCTCCAGCAGCTGCCTCTGGAGAGACATGACCGATTGCTGGTCCTCTAGTGGCACTAGAATAACGTCCATCAGTAATTAAGGCTGTAGTAGCTACCAGTTCAGGATCAGAAGCAAGGGCTTCAGTTGTATAGAACATCTCTGGCATTCCACTGCCCTTTGGACCTTCATAGCGGATAAAGACTACATCACCAGGCTTAATATCCTTATTGATAATAGCATCCTTAGCATTCTCTTCACAATTAAAGACACGGGCTGGACCGATATGATTATGCATCTCCTTGGCTACAGCAGAGTGCTTGACCACTGCCCCTCCTTGAGAGATTGGATTATCTCTACTCTTTAAGACATCCTCTACTTCAACCTGACCGTAATTATGTTTAAATTGACCGCGACAATTCTCAATAAAACCCTGTTCCTTAAGCTTAGCTATCTTCTATAACCCAATTGGGAGGATATCTTCATAGCAGTATCCTTAACCAACTTAGCTAACTCTTCAACTCGCTCTTTAGTCACATGGATAGTTGGTCCTGATACACTGACTGAAGAGACTACTTTTCCACTATAGTTAAAGATTGGAGCTGCTACACATCTAATCCCTAACTCATGCTCTACATTATCAATAGCATAGCCTTGCTCTTTAATCTTAGTTAAATGCTCTTTAAGCTCTTTAAGATCAGTAATTGTATTCTCTGTATATTTAGCCAAGCCCTGCTCTTTAATGATCTGATCAACTCTTGCTTTGGGATAATAAGCCAGCATAGCTTTACCCACAGCACTACAATGGACTGGCACCCTCTTTCCAATTTGGGAGTTCATTCTAATGGTTTTAGAACTTTCTACCTTATCGATATAGACAATCTCGCCTTGATCCATTATAACTAGATGAACTGCTTCATCTGTGGCTACTACTAGCTCCTCTAAATAAGGCTTGGCATACTCTCTAATCTCTAAATCATTAAAGATTCTACTACCCAATTCAAAAAGTTTCAAGCCCAACTTATAATTATCAGTCTTGGGATCTTGCTTAACTAAACCTCTATAAACTAAAGTAGATAATAGCCTATGGATTGAACTTTTATGAATATCCAATCTATTAGCCAGCTCTGTTACTCCCAAGCCCTCTTCATGATTAGCTAATTCTTCTAAAATATTAACTGATCTATCTACAGCTTTAACTAAATTACTTGGTCTTTTCATTGATCAAATCTCCCCTCATATTAACTAATATTACCTAAAACTATCTACAGTAGATGGCTTTTATTATGAATTCTAGCCCTTTGCCTAATAGATTCACAGGCAGGGCAGATTTCATCTTTATCTGTATAAGTAGCATAAGCAGGAACCTCAGATTTAGTAGCAATACATAAGCGATGAAGGCCATCTGCTATATCAAAATGACCACAGTCAAACTCTAAAATATCGATAACCTCTTCTTCAAATATTCCAGTTAATTTCTCTAAATAACTTTCATTCTTAATTATTAAGATATTTTGGCGATAATTATGGTAATTTCCCATCAACTCTTTAAGTTGCCAACAATAATTATCTTCTAGACTCAACTTAAGGTTATCATCCCTTTCAGCTAATAAACAGACCCCAGATTCAAGTTGAGTACAGTTCTGATCAAAGGTATTTCTGATATAATAGCGCTCTAAGGATTTTCTGACTATACCTTTATCCAAAACTTCAGGTTTATAGTTATTAGACATATTAAACCCTCCTTTAAATTAAGTTCTCATCTCCCCACTCTTACTAAGGGCATACTCTGTACCAATCGCCCCTAGAATCTCTGTAATAATTGTAGTAAAGAGGATGATATTTAAGATAAATTGACCAACATCAGAGAAGTGGACAAATTGATGCTGAACATTATAAGCCAAATCTATTGAGACACCTATTTGGGGTAAGAGCCCTAAGCCAATGTATCTGGTCACATTAGTAGGTGCTTTAGATAAGAAGGCTCCTAAACTAGCTCCTCCAACTTTGCCAAGCATCCTAGCTAAGGTATAGACTAAAGCTACTAAGAGAAAGGACTTGGAAGTAATATTATGAAATTCAATCTGGGTCCCAGCTAAGATAAAGAAGACTGTATGGAGTGGAAGGCTTAAGGTATCTATAATTTCAGAGATGCCTAGATACTTTTTAGAGAAGTTTCTAAAGGCAAAGCCAATAGATAGATTGGTAA
This genomic window from Orenia metallireducens contains:
- a CDS encoding IclR family transcriptional regulator; this translates as MKRPSNLVKAVDRSVNILEELANHEEGLGVTELANRLDIHKSSIHRLLSTLVYRGLVKQDPKTDNYKLGLKLFELGSRIFNDLEIREYAKPYLEELVVATDEAVHLVIMDQGEIVYIDKVESSKTIRMNSQIGKRVPVHCSAVGKAMLAYYPKARVDQIIKEQGLAKYTENTITDLKELKEHLTKIKEQGYAIDNVEHELGIRCVAAPIFNYSGKVVSSVSVSGPTIHVTKERVEELAKLVKDTAMKISSQLGYRR
- a CDS encoding replication initiation protein yields the protein MKREILNKPNQLIGLKTTEVITATQRKIYNVFLKTAQQEVKFGILKNKDIDEDKTYWFEIDYDIAHNIAGANNKNLNYIEDEMKRLIKIMVEITDKKNGTWEDAFSLLPRIKKEGKKYKFMLIGNIVKALREQNYFTHLDLMRIQNLSSQYSVILYELAIKYQKVEIPKMSIEKFREITNTENKYSTMKGLRRRVLNPACEEISEKTDIILDYKTEKKGRRIAYIKFKLERKNDESISNIEEKKVKNKEQIYSQQVLELFQLLPSLEQVEANKRELAKLLKEHSLKYLKADIDYTKKAQPDNFMGFLKASCQSGHYSNAELEKEKHKEELLRQRKEEERRKQKLEKKIKQKAKEKAYENYEKLSAKTLEQYGQKYEALPKMLKDKITKKEFIIGALEEETEQEFRELLM
- a CDS encoding ParA family protein is translated as MHKIAIYNNKGGVGKSTIAVHLADALRRIDLKILLVDLDSQNDCSLFLGLNEEPQNTFFNLIDYRYPADLTECITEIRENLDLLTNKNYELIEKDLHRATRIDNFLDKALKDAEDVYDYVIIDCSPSRSILNSAILFYVDSIIVPTQLEIASIRGFSDIYNYLNELEISTDKIKLVVPNMFDGRTKEAQDNLEELKSIFDENILTEPINRRTKITEASKMGETIFEYDTDTQLEQFYSLVERVVKLG
- a CDS encoding ribbon-helix-helix domain-containing protein; the encoded protein is MASTKNPFADLKNQVKKSKKIDEEKATKNSEDNTTNNTKINIEHNTNNSTNIKETEIKQEVSIVIPEKKSDEKVRRNFYVNKGLDKELNKLARKTGNSKSELVDIAIEFLINNYRTE
- a CDS encoding class I SAM-dependent methyltransferase — translated: MELTEERVIPDKMNPKNGLLKEHIARYRFASYLARGRVLDIACGVGYGTEILRAVGEGIKEIVGVDIDQESINYAKRKYKYPWNKFLVGDGCDDEFIKTLGTFDTIISMETIEHIKDDYKFVENLRRLLRPGGLAVISTPFGRGRNVECSNEYHYRQYKEEEFKELLSKNFSKVTILHQRDEEIELPKEDKKYYLMVALCE
- a CDS encoding FMN-binding glutamate synthase family protein, translating into MFKRLINKMMMGMMNNMIDQMMNRMMQDPYTENLFSFATIMNKLSPRAIIEAGMRAESGKPIERPLGTYNIQSEWNKLLLNPVHIFKLPTQDGVQINTTTVIGPKAKNPLKLEIPILITGMSYGGALSLKAKIALAKGASLAGTATNSGEAPLVAEEREAAKYFIGQYNRAGWMNDDKQLKELDAIEIQLGQGAQAAAPMGMSSHQIGEDLRKAKNLKPGENAIIHTRLAGMDEPSDFIKIVQGLKGKYDVPVGLKFCASHYLEQELEIAIQAGIDYVVIDGAEAGTHGGPTTLEDDVGLPTLFALSRAVKFLESKGVKEGISVIAAGGLTTPGHFLKAMALGADAVYIGSIALIALLQTQMSKALPYEPPPQILLYLGKFKDDLDIDEAAKHLAKFLKSCVEEMKLTTYVLGKTDLAQINRKDLVCIDSTLAKVLDVDYAGYPRATKDFQEQAKISPEMMIDKKTDEELRIH
- a CDS encoding HD domain-containing phosphohydrolase; the protein is MNRPKGLQKEEIFLLSRILRIVDTYDVMFYGRPYKPKLSQEEVFNKLETGSGSKMILILVRDL